From a region of the Acidobacteriota bacterium genome:
- the gap gene encoding type I glyceraldehyde-3-phosphate dehydrogenase → MAIKVGINGFGRIGRNLVRAALGNRDIDFVAVNDITDTKTLAHLLKYDSILGNLTATIEAGDGWISVNGDTFKVLSQKDPALLPWKDLGVDVVFESTGLFTKHDDATKHVAGGAKRVIITAPATGPDGSFVMGVNHEQYDPAKHVVISNASCTTNCLAPVAKVLHERFGIRKGWMTTIHSYTNDQRLLDLPHKDLRRARAAALSMIPTTTGAAKAVGEVLPALKGKLDGFSMRVPTPNVSVVDLSALLEKKTTADEVNAAFRAAAAGPLKGILAVEDAPLVSIDFRGNPNSSIVDSAYTKVMDGDFVKILSWYDNEWGYSKRCIDLLMYMASRGI, encoded by the coding sequence ATGGCGATCAAAGTCGGAATCAACGGGTTTGGCCGGATCGGCCGCAATCTCGTCCGGGCGGCACTGGGAAATCGGGACATCGATTTTGTGGCGGTCAACGACATTACCGACACGAAGACGCTCGCGCACCTGCTGAAGTATGACTCGATCCTTGGCAACCTGACCGCGACGATCGAAGCCGGTGATGGCTGGATCAGTGTCAATGGCGACACGTTCAAGGTGCTGTCGCAGAAGGACCCGGCGCTGCTGCCGTGGAAGGACCTCGGCGTGGATGTCGTCTTCGAGTCGACCGGCTTGTTCACGAAGCATGACGATGCCACCAAGCACGTGGCCGGCGGGGCGAAGCGCGTGATCATCACGGCGCCGGCAACCGGCCCGGACGGCTCCTTCGTGATGGGTGTTAACCACGAGCAGTACGACCCGGCCAAGCACGTGGTCATCTCGAACGCGTCGTGCACGACCAACTGCCTGGCGCCCGTCGCGAAGGTGCTGCACGAACGTTTCGGCATCAGGAAAGGCTGGATGACCACCATCCACTCCTACACCAACGACCAGCGGTTGCTCGACCTGCCGCACAAAGACCTGCGGCGGGCACGCGCGGCGGCGCTGTCGATGATTCCGACGACGACGGGAGCCGCCAAGGCCGTCGGCGAAGTGCTGCCCGCGCTGAAGGGCAAGCTGGACGGGTTCTCGATGCGCGTGCCGACGCCGAATGTGTCGGTAGTCGACCTGTCCGCGCTGCTCGAGAAGAAGACGACCGCCGACGAAGTGAACGCGGCGTTCCGCGCCGCGGCGGCCGGACCACTCAAGGGCATCCTCGCGGTTGAGGATGCGCCGCTCGTGTCGATCGACTTCCGCGGCAATCCGAATTCCTCCATCGTCGACTCGGCGTACACCAAGGTGATGGACGGCGACTTCGTAAAGATCCTCTCGTGGTACGACAACGAGTGGGGCTACTCAAAGCGGTGCATCGACCTGTTGATGTACATGGCGAGCCGAGGGATATAG
- a CDS encoding 3-deoxy-D-manno-octulosonic acid transferase: MYAFYSVATLLVFVVAMPYFVYQAIRYRKYIGSLPERLGFLPLSLNLDRDRSIWIHAVSVGEALTARAIAGELKERYPGLRLFVSTTTMTGQEVARRSFQMADGIFYFPFDLSFIVNRVLTVLRPRLFVMMETELWPNLLRACHERGVKTIVINGRISARSYPRYRLVRPLFRRVLALVDRFCVQGEETAGRLIELGAPAGRITITGSLKFDSLHATGGAAAFGRGAERVLRFFRVPAGRPVVVAGSTMPGESEIVLGCFERIRTLTRHPLLVIAPRKPEHFDAVEQAARQAGFRTVRRSALTIDEEPKADVVILDTIGELAHVYLAATVVFVGGSLVDVGGHNILEPAIHGKAIVFGPYMQNFAEIARSFLEHHAAIQIHSARELEDTLLDLISNRDRRERLGDAARALVEANRGAKDRSLEAIATLLPLPSAASDNVVPFPAAR; this comes from the coding sequence ATGTACGCGTTCTACAGCGTGGCGACCCTGCTCGTCTTCGTCGTGGCGATGCCGTACTTTGTCTACCAGGCCATTCGCTACCGGAAGTACATCGGCAGCCTGCCTGAGCGGCTGGGCTTCCTGCCGCTGTCGCTCAATCTCGACCGGGACCGCTCGATCTGGATTCACGCGGTGTCGGTGGGTGAGGCGCTCACGGCGCGGGCCATCGCGGGCGAACTCAAGGAGCGATATCCCGGTCTTCGGCTCTTCGTGTCGACGACGACGATGACCGGCCAGGAGGTGGCCCGCCGTAGCTTCCAGATGGCCGACGGCATCTTCTATTTTCCGTTCGACCTGTCGTTCATCGTGAATCGGGTGCTCACGGTTCTTCGGCCGCGCCTGTTCGTCATGATGGAAACGGAACTCTGGCCGAACCTGTTGCGCGCGTGCCACGAGCGCGGCGTCAAGACCATCGTGATCAATGGCCGCATCTCGGCGCGGTCGTACCCGCGGTACCGGCTCGTGCGGCCGCTGTTCAGGCGTGTGCTGGCGCTAGTGGACCGTTTCTGCGTGCAGGGCGAGGAGACGGCCGGGCGGCTGATTGAACTGGGTGCACCGGCCGGGCGCATCACGATTACGGGGAGCCTCAAGTTCGATTCGCTGCACGCGACGGGTGGCGCGGCGGCGTTTGGCAGAGGCGCCGAACGGGTGCTGCGCTTCTTCCGGGTGCCAGCGGGACGACCGGTCGTCGTGGCTGGCAGCACGATGCCCGGCGAAAGCGAGATCGTGCTGGGATGCTTCGAGCGCATCCGCACGCTGACCCGCCATCCATTGCTCGTGATTGCGCCCCGCAAGCCCGAGCACTTCGACGCGGTTGAACAGGCGGCGCGGCAGGCCGGGTTCCGGACCGTCAGGCGATCGGCGCTGACCATCGACGAGGAACCGAAGGCCGACGTCGTGATCCTCGATACGATTGGCGAGCTGGCGCATGTGTATCTGGCGGCGACGGTCGTGTTCGTGGGCGGCAGCCTGGTCGACGTCGGAGGGCACAACATCCTCGAGCCGGCCATCCATGGCAAGGCGATCGTGTTTGGTCCCTACATGCAGAATTTCGCGGAGATCGCGCGGTCATTTCTGGAGCACCACGCCGCCATCCAGATCCACTCCGCGCGCGAACTGGAAGATACGCTCCTCGACCTGATCTCGAACCGCGACCGCCGGGAGCGACTTGGCGACGCGGCACGGGCGTTGGTCGAGGCGAACAGAGGCGCGAAGGATCGGAGCCTCGAGGCCATCGCGACGCTGTTGCCCTTGCCATCGGCGGCGTCGGACAATGTCGTGCCGTTTCCGGCGGCACGCTGA
- a CDS encoding phosphoglycerate kinase: protein MAKLSIRDLDLQGKRVFIRVDFNVPIKEGRIKDDTRIRASLPTITYALEHGATVILASHLGRPKGGPSPEFSLKPVGEHLATLLGRAVTFADDCVGEPARQAIAQAQAAGNRVVLLENVRFHPQEEKNDPAFAKQLAELADTYVNDAFGSSHRAHASTEGMARLMPRAAAGFLMEDELKYLGHALESPERPFVAILGGAKVSDKIEVIENFLGRVDALLIGGAMAYTFFKAQGLPVGKSLVEDDKLDAAREIVKRAAEMKILLELPVDHVVAAKIAAGVATETLNVTDAAIGDRMGLDIGPKTVERYTGLIKTAKTVVWNGPMGVFETSPFDAGTTAVARAVAGVNGTTIIGGGDSVSAVAKAGVTDRITHISTGGGASLEFLGGRKLPGVEALTDR, encoded by the coding sequence ATGGCGAAGCTATCCATCCGTGATCTCGACCTCCAGGGCAAGCGTGTCTTCATCCGCGTCGACTTCAATGTGCCCATCAAGGAAGGGCGCATCAAGGATGACACGCGCATCCGAGCGTCGTTGCCGACCATCACCTACGCGCTCGAGCATGGCGCGACCGTGATTCTGGCGTCACATCTTGGCCGGCCCAAGGGAGGGCCGAGCCCGGAGTTCAGTCTGAAGCCTGTTGGTGAGCACCTGGCGACGCTCCTCGGCCGCGCCGTCACGTTCGCCGACGACTGTGTGGGTGAGCCGGCCCGCCAGGCGATCGCGCAGGCCCAGGCCGCAGGCAATCGCGTCGTGCTGCTGGAGAATGTCCGGTTCCACCCGCAGGAGGAGAAGAACGACCCCGCATTCGCGAAGCAACTGGCGGAGTTGGCGGACACTTACGTGAACGACGCTTTTGGTTCGAGCCATCGCGCGCACGCGTCGACCGAAGGGATGGCCCGGTTGATGCCGCGAGCCGCCGCGGGCTTCCTGATGGAAGACGAACTTAAGTACCTTGGCCACGCCCTCGAATCGCCGGAGCGCCCGTTTGTCGCGATCCTCGGTGGAGCAAAGGTCTCGGACAAGATCGAGGTCATCGAGAACTTCCTTGGTCGCGTGGACGCGCTGCTCATCGGCGGCGCGATGGCGTACACCTTCTTCAAGGCCCAGGGGCTGCCGGTCGGCAAGTCGCTGGTCGAGGACGACAAGCTCGATGCCGCTCGGGAGATTGTGAAACGCGCAGCCGAGATGAAGATCCTGCTCGAGTTGCCGGTGGATCACGTCGTGGCCGCGAAGATCGCGGCGGGGGTGGCGACCGAGACGCTGAATGTGACCGATGCGGCCATCGGCGATCGGATGGGTCTGGATATCGGGCCGAAGACTGTGGAGCGCTACACAGGCCTGATCAAGACGGCGAAGACCGTGGTGTGGAACGGCCCGATGGGGGTGTTCGAAACGAGCCCGTTTGATGCCGGCACGACGGCGGTCGCCAGGGCAGTGGCCGGGGTGAACGGCACGACCATCATCGGCGGCGGCGATTCCGTATCGGCCGTCGCGAAGGCGGGCGTCACCGACCGCATCACGCACATCTCGACGGGCGGCGGCGCGTCGCTCGAGTTCCTTGGCGGGCGCAAGTTACCCGGCGTGGAGGCGCTCACGGATCGGTAA